One window of Deltaproteobacteria bacterium genomic DNA carries:
- a CDS encoding glutathione S-transferase family protein has translation MTVELVFYTNPMSRGRIVRWMLEEAGAPYRTELVEYGPMMKSPEYLAINPMGKVPAIRHGDTVVTECAAICAYLADAFPEAGLAPPSGQRGAYYRWLFFAAGPLEAAVTGRMFGFAVPADKESMIGYGNYATVMNALEKAVAGEGYVAGETFSAADVYVGSHIGWGMQYDTIEKRPAFEAYWSRLSGREAYQRGNALDDAAAGSADNA, from the coding sequence GTGACGGTCGAACTCGTTTTCTACACCAACCCGATGTCGCGCGGGCGCATCGTGCGCTGGATGCTGGAGGAAGCAGGCGCTCCGTATCGCACCGAGCTGGTGGAGTACGGCCCGATGATGAAGTCCCCGGAGTACCTGGCCATCAACCCCATGGGCAAGGTGCCGGCCATCCGCCACGGCGACACGGTGGTCACCGAATGCGCCGCCATCTGCGCCTACCTCGCCGATGCCTTCCCCGAAGCGGGGCTGGCGCCGCCGAGCGGGCAACGCGGCGCCTACTACCGCTGGCTGTTCTTCGCCGCCGGCCCGCTGGAAGCGGCGGTCACCGGCCGCATGTTCGGTTTCGCCGTGCCGGCGGACAAGGAATCCATGATCGGTTACGGCAATTACGCCACGGTGATGAACGCCCTGGAGAAGGCCGTCGCGGGCGAAGGCTACGTCGCCGGCGAGACCTTCTCCGCCGCCGACGTGTACGTCGGGTCGCACATCGGTTGGGGCATGCAGTACGACACCATCGAAAAGCGCCCGGCATTCGAGGCGTACTGGTCGCGGCTCAGCGGGCGCGAAGCGTATCAGCGGGGCAACGCCCTGGATGACGCGGCGGCGGGCTCGGCCGACAACGCGTGA
- a CDS encoding NACHT domain-containing protein, with translation MTYRLVNFDSYIAAVESDKVRDTLLKEYQPTKIHYDGQPRQALAAMDFLTNWITGDSRWLTILGDYGVGKSWMLKRLLYLSLDKHKAHPDQFPLPFFVPLQRFTKAFDYQNLILRTFQIHGLAGVTYDAFEHLARLGHVLFLFDSFDEMAQHLNRDTIRENLHELLIGMSGQSKAIMTSRPTYFENRAERLVAVETDGSLVWHPLDRTEEERKLALTRFLSKAVVTSRFARLTDLSPQQRRRLFASVLGSNSPAYTRLTELLKRFEELGSISQRAVIARLLTTVAETLASGTEVKTIDGLPLLPDDLEVLNQGKIFEIVVHNLLHRDQQVGSLTAGDRYHFLRSFAIFLQQPAQHPFAQPDDIRRLVDTIFHDKLRRAESREQLLEQYYRTCRRHSGLTTEDQFQDTTGQLDLPVEEDDATSRVGFSHNSLREYLVADAFADYLTNSTEFHRLKTVTVSEAVVTFFVDLVAYTPELVSKLSAGYQNCVDSALKERLFRLLFGLINSDAKKHIGCLGSPANLTDMDLTGLDFGGLPLKSAVFTGSILPDTDLRNADLRGAVFDGTILSGTMLDGGKLDGADLSCAEIESIFVFDEFETRTRALLQGRHARQWLYSQGAKVENPEELNQLLGRPWYEAAREVTRTLQRRIAGSHQDSSLAKGTDLKYRPFAEDFVKHLRTCGILEDIKRGRSGTVVRVVPEHRNAIQRFNEEGTIDPLFQSFFEKYT, from the coding sequence TTGACCTATCGCCTGGTCAACTTTGACTCCTACATTGCCGCAGTCGAGTCCGACAAAGTCCGAGATACGCTCCTCAAGGAGTATCAGCCTACGAAGATACACTACGACGGCCAACCCCGCCAAGCTCTCGCCGCGATGGATTTCCTCACCAATTGGATAACGGGAGATTCACGTTGGCTCACGATATTGGGCGACTACGGCGTCGGTAAGTCGTGGATGCTGAAGCGCCTCCTATATCTGAGCCTGGACAAACACAAGGCCCACCCCGACCAGTTCCCTTTACCATTTTTCGTTCCACTCCAGCGATTCACCAAGGCCTTCGACTACCAGAACCTTATCCTTCGAACATTTCAAATTCACGGATTGGCCGGCGTGACCTATGATGCTTTTGAACACCTAGCTAGACTTGGGCACGTCCTTTTCCTTTTTGACTCGTTCGATGAGATGGCGCAACATCTCAATCGCGACACGATTCGAGAGAACTTACACGAGTTGCTGATCGGAATGTCTGGCCAATCCAAAGCCATCATGACTTCACGACCCACCTACTTCGAGAACCGCGCCGAAAGACTCGTAGCCGTAGAAACCGACGGTTCACTGGTCTGGCATCCACTCGACCGCACAGAGGAGGAGAGAAAACTAGCACTGACTCGCTTTCTATCGAAAGCCGTGGTGACCAGCCGATTTGCACGGCTTACGGACCTCTCCCCACAACAGAGACGACGGCTATTCGCGTCGGTGCTGGGTTCCAATTCTCCCGCGTATACGCGATTGACGGAACTCCTAAAACGATTTGAGGAACTAGGCTCCATATCGCAACGTGCCGTTATTGCACGGCTGCTGACCACAGTAGCCGAAACGTTGGCGTCTGGCACCGAGGTTAAGACCATAGACGGTCTACCTCTCTTACCCGACGACCTTGAAGTACTAAATCAAGGCAAGATCTTCGAGATCGTGGTCCATAACTTGTTGCATCGAGATCAGCAAGTTGGTAGCCTGACCGCCGGGGACCGGTATCACTTCCTCAGGTCTTTTGCCATATTCTTGCAACAGCCCGCACAACATCCTTTCGCACAGCCTGACGATATCCGTCGCCTCGTCGACACAATATTTCACGACAAGTTGCGGCGAGCCGAGAGTCGCGAACAACTCCTGGAACAGTACTATCGGACTTGTCGAAGACACTCAGGACTAACAACAGAGGACCAATTTCAGGACACGACTGGCCAACTCGACCTTCCGGTAGAAGAGGACGATGCGACATCGAGAGTTGGTTTTTCGCACAATAGTCTCAGAGAGTACTTGGTTGCCGACGCCTTTGCAGACTATCTCACGAATTCGACAGAGTTCCACAGACTTAAGACGGTAACGGTCTCAGAAGCGGTTGTCACTTTTTTTGTGGACCTCGTGGCATACACGCCGGAACTTGTTTCGAAGTTATCTGCGGGCTACCAGAACTGCGTGGATTCAGCCCTCAAGGAGCGCCTCTTCAGATTGCTTTTCGGCCTGATCAACAGCGACGCAAAGAAACACATCGGGTGTTTGGGAAGTCCTGCAAACCTGACGGATATGGACCTTACTGGGCTCGACTTCGGTGGACTGCCGTTGAAAAGTGCTGTGTTTACCGGATCAATTTTGCCTGATACCGACCTTCGGAACGCGGATCTTCGAGGCGCTGTGTTCGACGGAACAATCCTGAGCGGGACAATGTTGGACGGCGGAAAACTCGACGGCGCTGACTTGTCCTGCGCGGAGATAGAAAGCATATTTGTATTTGATGAATTCGAAACGCGCACACGGGCGTTGTTACAGGGAAGGCACGCACGACAGTGGCTATACTCACAAGGAGCCAAGGTGGAAAACCCGGAGGAACTGAACCAACTACTCGGGAGGCCTTGGTACGAAGCGGCGAGAGAGGTCACAAGGACTCTCCAGAGGCGGATCGCGGGGTCACACCAGGATAGTTCCCTCGCCAAAGGGACGGACCTCAAATACAGACCGTTCGCGGAAGATTTCGTCAAGCACCTCCGTACGTGCGGAATCCTGGAGGACATCAAGAGAGGTCGCTCAGGCACAGTAGTGCGGGTAGTCCCCGAACACCGCAACGCAATCCAACGATTCAATGAGGAGGGAACAATCGACCCTTTGTTTCAGTCCTTCTTCGAAAAATATACTTAG
- a CDS encoding UbiD family decarboxylase: MNGTFREYIELLRDNDELLDIRKPVDLRDVAALTAQSDQALLFENPVGYSIPVACGLLQKRERLGLALDAPYPEIHKRFQFAMSNSIDPVMVDDAPVKEFIRQGDDVDLFKLPVPIFSTLDGAPMITAAVVISEDPEYGMNAGCYRLMLKERNVTGIDIVTPNNLHNFTRRALAENRPLPISISIGVHPRELMGALFKASLGTNELGFAGGLGGRPVELTPGVAGPVPFIAGSEIVLEGEIPPEGWVHPEGPFGEFSRLVGGTHRNPNVHIKSVLHRRDPIYYALHMPWENLWMSAPIYEAAAWRVMAETGVQVTAINVTPGGCCHWHIVASIKKSPGDGKNAIAALLSIADIKYVVVTDDDIDIFDPVEVEWAIATRVQADRDTVILSNARSKPLDPSIPPSTNGVPTTAKMGIDATIPENVPRYRYNRIIYHNQGKAALDDYLSESPAAAQPPAAGDDAIERLAQRTLDMLREKRLTFSELLDAFSDEAFATVMALVGRLNERKQITLDEEGKYMPAEGA; encoded by the coding sequence ATGAACGGGACTTTTCGGGAATACATCGAGCTGCTGCGGGACAACGACGAGCTGCTGGACATACGCAAGCCCGTCGACCTCAGGGACGTGGCGGCGCTCACGGCGCAGAGCGACCAGGCGCTGCTGTTCGAGAACCCCGTGGGCTACTCCATCCCGGTGGCGTGCGGGCTGCTGCAGAAGCGGGAGCGGCTGGGCTTGGCGCTGGACGCCCCCTACCCGGAGATCCACAAGCGGTTTCAGTTCGCCATGTCCAACTCCATCGACCCGGTGATGGTGGACGACGCGCCGGTCAAGGAGTTCATCCGGCAGGGCGACGACGTGGACCTGTTCAAGCTGCCGGTGCCGATCTTCTCCACCCTGGACGGCGCGCCCATGATCACCGCCGCGGTGGTCATCTCCGAGGACCCCGAGTACGGCATGAACGCGGGCTGCTACCGCCTGATGCTCAAGGAGCGCAACGTCACCGGCATCGACATCGTCACGCCCAACAACCTTCACAACTTCACCAGGCGGGCGCTGGCGGAGAACCGCCCGCTGCCCATCTCGATTTCCATCGGCGTGCACCCGCGGGAGCTGATGGGGGCGCTCTTCAAGGCATCGCTGGGAACCAACGAGCTGGGTTTCGCCGGCGGCCTCGGCGGGCGGCCGGTGGAGTTGACGCCGGGAGTGGCCGGACCCGTGCCGTTCATCGCCGGCTCCGAAATCGTGCTGGAAGGCGAGATCCCGCCCGAGGGCTGGGTGCATCCCGAGGGGCCCTTCGGCGAGTTCTCCCGCCTGGTGGGCGGCACCCACCGGAACCCGAATGTCCACATCAAGTCCGTGCTGCACCGCCGCGACCCCATCTACTACGCGCTGCACATGCCCTGGGAGAACCTGTGGATGAGCGCGCCGATTTACGAGGCGGCGGCGTGGCGCGTGATGGCGGAGACCGGCGTCCAGGTCACCGCCATCAACGTGACGCCCGGAGGCTGCTGCCACTGGCACATCGTGGCCTCCATCAAGAAGAGCCCGGGCGACGGCAAGAACGCCATCGCCGCGCTGCTGTCCATCGCCGACATCAAGTACGTGGTGGTCACCGACGACGACATCGACATCTTCGACCCCGTGGAGGTGGAGTGGGCCATCGCCACCCGCGTGCAGGCGGACCGGGACACCGTGATCCTGTCCAACGCGCGCTCCAAGCCCCTGGACCCGTCCATCCCGCCCAGCACCAACGGCGTCCCCACCACCGCCAAGATGGGCATCGACGCCACCATCCCCGAGAACGTGCCGCGCTACCGCTACAACCGGATCATCTACCACAACCAGGGCAAGGCGGCGCTCGACGACTACCTGAGCGAGTCGCCGGCCGCGGCCCAGCCGCCGGCGGCCGGCGACGACGCCATCGAACGGCTGGCGCAACGCACCCTGGACATGCTGCGCGAGAAGCGGCTCACCTTCAGCGAGCTGCTGGACGCCTTCTCGGACGAAGCCTTCGCCACGGTCATGGCGCTGGTGGGGCGCCTCAACGAACGCAAACAGATCACGCTGGACGAAGAGGGGAAGTACATGCCCGCGGAAGGCGCCTGA
- a CDS encoding Trm112 family protein, with amino-acid sequence MIDQQLLDILACPESHEPVALADESLINTVNRKIESGHLLNRVGEKVTEPIDGGLVRADGRYLYAIREDIPIMLVEQAIPLEGIDDEG; translated from the coding sequence GTGATAGATCAGCAACTCCTCGACATCCTGGCATGTCCCGAGAGCCATGAGCCGGTGGCGTTGGCCGACGAGTCGCTCATCAACACCGTGAACCGGAAAATCGAGTCCGGTCACCTTCTCAACCGCGTCGGCGAGAAGGTGACCGAGCCCATCGACGGCGGGCTCGTACGCGCGGACGGCCGCTACCTCTATGCCATCCGTGAAGACATCCCCATCATGCTGGTGGAGCAGGCGATTCCCCTGGAGGGCATCGACGACGAGGGCTGA